The proteins below are encoded in one region of Salmo salar chromosome ssa02, Ssal_v3.1, whole genome shotgun sequence:
- the LOC106581894 gene encoding ras/Rap GTPase-activating protein SynGAP isoform X2 gives MSYVPFQDARCAVPPSYRPHAPSFAAPSYDRPDWNPRLCVISGNQLYMLDQEEVHPLLMRERRSELHRNKLLRRTVSVPVEGRHHPEMENARARRKSIANVKQPSMEIPPTAPPQPFRQSSFLSRRLKGSIKRAKSQPKLDRTSSFRHMILPRFRSADQDRTRLMQSFKESHSHESLLSPSSAAEALDLTLDEDAIIKPVHSSILGQEYCFEVTTASGTKCFACRSGAERDKWIENLQRAVKPNKDNSRRVDNVLKLWIIEARELPTKKRYYCELCLDDMLYARTTSKPRTDTVFWGEHFEFNNLPAVRNLRLHLYKETDKKRRKEKSTYLGLVSISISSITGRQFVEQWYPVIQPSILAKGQAGGKIINASLRLKSRYQTMSILPMELYKEFAEYVTNNYRTLCAVLEPLLSVKSKEEVACALVHILQSTGKAKDFLSDMAMCEVDRFIDREHLIFRENTLATKAIEEYLKLIGHKYLKDAIGEFIRALYESEENCEVDPMRTPPSVLPDHQANLRMCCELALCKIVNSHCVFPRELKEVFASWRVRCAERGREDIADRLISGSLFLRFLCPAVMSPSLFNLTQEYPDEQTSRTLTLISKVVQNLANFSKFGMKEEYMCFMNEFLEMEWGSMQQFLYEISNLDSVSNAGGFEGYIDLGRELSILHSLLWEVMAQLSKVGRIRDAIIKLGPLPRLLNDISMALRNPHLQRQPSHQNQTDRVHERQTERLLSRPSFNRGVSSEFQNLMMKDLNSSIDITRLPSPTSGVSGGGVMPSRAHPQLSFQERDHPHRASKDVFYVTRPPLARSSPAYCTSSSDITEPDHKDSTMNSVSNLQSVAMLNSSQASITGMGSFGGLSSQGGGGLGSGLSGQLRAGGRLSAGSGGSSMSGGLRLSQLSQMGTTTDSLSQQQQQQAAALRYPLSFQNPLFHLATGTADGPHLHHQHSRAHLPPPLLLAPEPDPGGSHQAYIPQFAHGGFSRSEDLSTLRTGAGHLGQPAIIHSHSYSDDYSRADFARRQLSMHGQDNLQQQQQMGMASQTGTSHSSLATPPSTVQPVRQSSIAPPPAQRVKSQTSHQLSVSAAAAPTPSAKTRPPSANLSPESGYGGRQQAPRQQLSVKDNTAPGLPHQQSSVRESQGPQGPQGGTTTTIQQSQQQQQQPQQQHLLKPSISKQGSGQSPSTLNPPTPANERTVAWVSNMPHLSADITLEANRIDREEFKLKEYSKSMDESRLDRVKEYEEEIHSLKERLIMSHRKLEEYEKRLLSQEQQTSKILSQYQSRLEDSERRLRQQQVEKDSQIKGIINRLMAVEDEIRGGAIIEPPKANVRVFADQGRRQSILVQPRLAPVPPRVQSQSRSFVEDNLEPNWLRQHGQPAWPGHISRALSRDAIG, from the exons agaacgCTCGCGCCCGGCGGAAGAGCATAGCCAACGTGAAGCAGCCAAGCATGGAGATCCCTCCcactgcccccccccaacccttcCGACAATCC AGTTTCCTCAGTAGAAGGTTGAAGGGCTCCATCAAGAGGGCTAAGAGCCAGCCCAAACTGGACCGCACCAGCAGCTTCCGACACATGATCCTCCCCCGCTTCCGCAGTGCCGACCAGGACAG AACGCGCCTGATGCAGAGCTTCAAAGAGTCCCACTCCCATGAGTCCTTGCTGTCTCCCAGCAGCGCAGCCGAGGCGCTGGACCTCACCCTGGACGAGGACGCCATCATCAAGCCCGTCCACTCCAGCATCCTGGGACAGGAGTACTGTTTTGAG GTGACTACGGCTTCGGGAACCAAGTGCTTTGCATGTCGCTCGGGtgcagagagagacaaatggatCGAGAATCTTCAGAGAGCTGTCAAACCCAACAAG GACAACAGTCGGAGGGTGGACAACGTGCTGAAACTCTGGATCATCGAGGCACGGGAGCTTCCCACCAAGAAGCGCTACTACTGCGAACTTTGTCTGGACGACATGCTTTACGCACGCACCACCAGCAAGCCCCGGACTGACACCGTGTTCTGGGGCGAGCACTTTGAGTTCAACAACTTGCCAGCTGTCCGCAACCTACGCCTTCATCTCTACAAGGAGACTGACAAGAAGAGACGCAAG GAAAAGAGCACATACCTGGGACTGGTCAGTATCTCTATCTCCAGCATCACGGGCCGACAGTTTGTGGAGCAGTGGTACCCGGTCATCCAGCCTAGCATCCTGGCCAAGGGGCAAGCAGGGGGCAAGATCATCAATGCCTCCCTACGCCTCAAGTCCCGTTACCAGACCATGAGTATCCTGCCCATGGAGCTGTACAAGGAGTTTGCCGAGTATGTTACCAATAACTACCGGACTTTGTGTGCGGTGCTGGAGCCTCTACTGAGCGTGAAGAGTAAAGAAGAGGTGGCCTGTGCGCTGGTCCACATACTACAGAGCACGGGGAAAGCAAAA GATTTTCTTTCAGACATGGCGATGTGTGAGGTAGATAGATTCATAGACCGAGAACACCTTATCTTCAGAGAGAACACTCTGGCCACCAAAGCCATAGAAGAGTATCTCAAGCTGATTGGACATAAGTACCTCAAGGATGCAATAG GGGAGTTCATAAGGGCGCTGTACGAATCAGAGGAGAATTGCGAGGTGGACCCCATGAGGACACCACCCTCTGTCCTTCCAGACCACCAAGCCAATCTCCGCATGTGCTGCGAACTGGCACTCTGCAAAATCGTCAACTCCCATTG TGTGTTTCCTCGAGAGCTGAAGGAGGTGTTTGCCTCGTGGAGGGTGCGCTgtgcagagagggggagggaggacatCGCAGACCGCCTAATCAGCGGCTCCCTTTTCCTGCGCTTCCTGTGTCCGGCCGTCATGTCCCCCTCCCTGTTCAACCTGACCCAGGAGTACCCAGATGAGCAGACATCACGCACGCTCACCCTCATCTCCAAAGTGGTGCAGAACCTGGCCAACTTCTCCAA gtttGGTATGAAAGAGGAGTACATGTGCTTCATGAATGAGTTCTTAGAGATGGAGTGGGGCTCCATGCAACAGTTCCTTTATGAGATCTCCAACCTGGACAGTGTGAGCAACGCAGGGGGCTTCGAGGGCTACATCGACCTGGGCAGGGAGCTGTCCATACTGCACAGCCTCCTCTGGGAGGTCATGGCCCAGCTCAGCAAGGTAGGGAGGATCAGG gaTGCCATTATCAAACTGGGTCCCTTGCCCCGCCTCTTGAATGACATCAGCATGGCCCTGCGTAACCCCCACCTGCAGAGGCAGCCCAGCCACCAGAACCAGACAGATAGAGTCcatgagagacagacggagaggctGCTCTCACGACCCAGCTTCAACAGGGGAGTCTCCTCGGAGTTCCAGAATCTCATGATGAAGGATCTCAACAG CTCCATAGATATCACTCGCTTGCCTTCCCCTACATCTGGTGTGTCCGGTGGGGGGGTCATGCCGTCTCGTGCTCATCCTCAGCTGAGTTTCCAAGAGCGTGATCACCCACATCGAGCCTCCAAAGATGTTTTCTATGTAACACGCCCTCCATTGGCCCGATCCAGCCCTGCCTACTGCACCAGTAGCTCCGATATCACCGAGCCAGACCACAAG GACTCCACAATGAACAGCGTGTCTAACCTGCAGTCGGTGGCCATGCTCAACTCCTCCCAGGCCTCCATCACCGGCATGGGCAGCTTCGGAGGGCTCAGCAGCCAGGGTGGAGGAGGCCTGGGCTCGGGCCTGAGTGGCCAGCTCCGGGCCGGGGGCCGCCTCTCGGCCGGCTCTGGGGGATCCAGCATGTCAGGGGGCCTCCGGCTGAGCCAGTTGAGCCAGATGGGCACCACCACCGACTCGCtgtcccagcagcagcagcagcaggccgcCGCCCTGAGATACCCGCTCTCCTTCCAGAACCCCCTGTTTCACCTGGCCACCGGCACTGCAGATGGACCCCACCTTCACCACCAGCACAGCAGGGCCCATCTCCCGCCGCCCCTGCTCCTGGCCCCGGAGCCTGACCCCGGTGGCTCGCACCAGGCCTACATCCCCCAGTTCGCCCACGGGGGGTTCTCCCGCAGCGAGGACCTGTCCACCCTGAGGACCGGGGCAGGGCACCTGGGGCAGCCAGCCATTATCCACTCACACAGCTATAGTGACGACTACAGCAGGGCTGATTTCGCACGGCGGCAACTGTCCATGCACGGGCAG GATAATCTTCAACAGCAACAGCAGATGGGCATGGCCTCTCAGACTGGTACCTCCCACTCCTCCCTGGCCACACCCCCCTCCACAGTCCAGCCTGTGCGCCAGAGCTCCATCGCCCCGCCTCCCGCTCAACGTGTCAAATCACAGACCTCCCATCAGCTGTCCGTCAGTGCGGCTGCTGCTCCCACACCATCCGCTAAGACGCGACCGCCCAGTGCCAACCTATCACCAGAGTCAGGCTACGGAGGTCGGCAACAGGCACCACGGCAACAACTGTCGGTCAAAGACAACACAGCCCCTGGACTGCCCCACCAGCAGAGCTCTGTCAGGGAGAGCCAGGGCCCCCAGGGGCCACAGGGAGGCACTACAACAACCATAcagcaatcacagcagcaacaacagcaaccaCAGCAACAGCACCTGCTCAAACCTTCCATTAGTAAACAG GGTTCCGGGCAGTCGCCCTCGACCCTTAACCCCCCGACCCCGGCCAATGAGAGAACAGTCGCCTGGGTTTCCAACATGCCTCACCTATCCGCTGACATTACTCTGGAGGCTAACCGCATCGACCGTGAAGAGTTCAAGCTGAAGGAGTACtccaaaagcatggatgagtctcgCTTAGATAGG gTAAAGGAATATGAGGAGGAGATCCACTCCCTGAAGGAGCGACTGATCATGTCCCACAGGAAGCTGGAGGAGTATGAGAAGAGGCTCCTTTCCCAGGAGCAGCAGACCAGTAAGATCCTCTCACAATACCAGAGTCGCCTGGAGGACAGCGAGAGGAGGCTACGGCAACAACAAGTGGAGAAAGACTCCCAAATTAAAGGAATAATCAACAG acttaTGGCTGTGGAGGATGAGATAAGGGGAGGAGCCATCATTGAGCCGCCAAAAGCTAACGTTAGGGTCTTCGCCGATCAG GGGAGGCGCCAATCCATCCTAGTGCAGCCCCGTCTCGCGCCTGTCCCACCCCGAGTACAAAG
- the LOC106581894 gene encoding ras/Rap GTPase-activating protein SynGAP isoform X6, which yields MSYVPFQDARCAVPPSYRPHAPSFAAPSYDRPDWNPRLCVISGNQLYMLDQEEVHPLLMRERRSELHRNKLLRRTVSVPVEGRHHPEMENARARRKSIANVKQPSMEIPPTAPPQPFRQSSFLSRRLKGSIKRAKSQPKLDRTSSFRHMILPRFRSADQDRTRLMQSFKESHSHESLLSPSSAAEALDLTLDEDAIIKPVHSSILGQEYCFEVTTASGTKCFACRSGAERDKWIENLQRAVKPNKDNSRRVDNVLKLWIIEARELPTKKRYYCELCLDDMLYARTTSKPRTDTVFWGEHFEFNNLPAVRNLRLHLYKETDKKRRKEKSTYLGLVSISISSITGRQFVEQWYPVIQPSILAKGQAGGKIINASLRLKSRYQTMSILPMELYKEFAEYVTNNYRTLCAVLEPLLSVKSKEEVACALVHILQSTGKAKDFLSDMAMCEVDRFIDREHLIFRENTLATKAIEEYLKLIGHKYLKDAIGEFIRALYESEENCEVDPMRTPPSVLPDHQANLRMCCELALCKIVNSHCVFPRELKEVFASWRVRCAERGREDIADRLISGSLFLRFLCPAVMSPSLFNLTQEYPDEQTSRTLTLISKVVQNLANFSKFGMKEEYMCFMNEFLEMEWGSMQQFLYEISNLDSVSNAGGFEGYIDLGRELSILHSLLWEVMAQLSKSSNPNPQDAIIKLGPLPRLLNDISMALRNPHLQRQPSHQNQTDRVHERQTERLLSRPSFNRGVSSEFQNLMMKDLNSSIDITRLPSPTSGVSGGGVMPSRAHPQLSFQERDHPHRASKDVFYVTRPPLARSSPAYCTSSSDITEPDHKDSTMNSVSNLQSVAMLNSSQASITGMGSFGGLSSQGGGGLGSGLSGQLRAGGRLSAGSGGSSMSGGLRLSQLSQMGTTTDSLSQQQQQQAAALRYPLSFQNPLFHLATGTADGPHLHHQHSRAHLPPPLLLAPEPDPGGSHQAYIPQFAHGGFSRSEDLSTLRTGAGHLGQPAIIHSHSYSDDYSRADFARRQLSMHGQDNLQQQQQMGMASQTGTSHSSLATPPSTVQPVRQSSIAPPPAQRVKSQTSHQLSVSAAAAPTPSAKTRPPSANLSPESGYGGRQQAPRQQLSVKDNTAPGLPHQQSSVRESQGPQGPQGGTTTTIQQSQQQQQQPQQQHLLKPSISKQGSGQSPSTLNPPTPANERTVAWVSNMPHLSADITLEANRIDREEFKLKEYSKSMDESRLDRVKEYEEEIHSLKERLIMSHRKLEEYEKRLLSQEQQTSKILSQYQSRLEDSERRLRQQQVEKDSQIKGIINRLMAVEDEIRGGAIIEPPKANVRVFADQGRRQSILVQPRLAPVPPRVQRGPSIPPWVQQTPV from the exons agaacgCTCGCGCCCGGCGGAAGAGCATAGCCAACGTGAAGCAGCCAAGCATGGAGATCCCTCCcactgcccccccccaacccttcCGACAATCC AGTTTCCTCAGTAGAAGGTTGAAGGGCTCCATCAAGAGGGCTAAGAGCCAGCCCAAACTGGACCGCACCAGCAGCTTCCGACACATGATCCTCCCCCGCTTCCGCAGTGCCGACCAGGACAG AACGCGCCTGATGCAGAGCTTCAAAGAGTCCCACTCCCATGAGTCCTTGCTGTCTCCCAGCAGCGCAGCCGAGGCGCTGGACCTCACCCTGGACGAGGACGCCATCATCAAGCCCGTCCACTCCAGCATCCTGGGACAGGAGTACTGTTTTGAG GTGACTACGGCTTCGGGAACCAAGTGCTTTGCATGTCGCTCGGGtgcagagagagacaaatggatCGAGAATCTTCAGAGAGCTGTCAAACCCAACAAG GACAACAGTCGGAGGGTGGACAACGTGCTGAAACTCTGGATCATCGAGGCACGGGAGCTTCCCACCAAGAAGCGCTACTACTGCGAACTTTGTCTGGACGACATGCTTTACGCACGCACCACCAGCAAGCCCCGGACTGACACCGTGTTCTGGGGCGAGCACTTTGAGTTCAACAACTTGCCAGCTGTCCGCAACCTACGCCTTCATCTCTACAAGGAGACTGACAAGAAGAGACGCAAG GAAAAGAGCACATACCTGGGACTGGTCAGTATCTCTATCTCCAGCATCACGGGCCGACAGTTTGTGGAGCAGTGGTACCCGGTCATCCAGCCTAGCATCCTGGCCAAGGGGCAAGCAGGGGGCAAGATCATCAATGCCTCCCTACGCCTCAAGTCCCGTTACCAGACCATGAGTATCCTGCCCATGGAGCTGTACAAGGAGTTTGCCGAGTATGTTACCAATAACTACCGGACTTTGTGTGCGGTGCTGGAGCCTCTACTGAGCGTGAAGAGTAAAGAAGAGGTGGCCTGTGCGCTGGTCCACATACTACAGAGCACGGGGAAAGCAAAA GATTTTCTTTCAGACATGGCGATGTGTGAGGTAGATAGATTCATAGACCGAGAACACCTTATCTTCAGAGAGAACACTCTGGCCACCAAAGCCATAGAAGAGTATCTCAAGCTGATTGGACATAAGTACCTCAAGGATGCAATAG GGGAGTTCATAAGGGCGCTGTACGAATCAGAGGAGAATTGCGAGGTGGACCCCATGAGGACACCACCCTCTGTCCTTCCAGACCACCAAGCCAATCTCCGCATGTGCTGCGAACTGGCACTCTGCAAAATCGTCAACTCCCATTG TGTGTTTCCTCGAGAGCTGAAGGAGGTGTTTGCCTCGTGGAGGGTGCGCTgtgcagagagggggagggaggacatCGCAGACCGCCTAATCAGCGGCTCCCTTTTCCTGCGCTTCCTGTGTCCGGCCGTCATGTCCCCCTCCCTGTTCAACCTGACCCAGGAGTACCCAGATGAGCAGACATCACGCACGCTCACCCTCATCTCCAAAGTGGTGCAGAACCTGGCCAACTTCTCCAA gtttGGTATGAAAGAGGAGTACATGTGCTTCATGAATGAGTTCTTAGAGATGGAGTGGGGCTCCATGCAACAGTTCCTTTATGAGATCTCCAACCTGGACAGTGTGAGCAACGCAGGGGGCTTCGAGGGCTACATCGACCTGGGCAGGGAGCTGTCCATACTGCACAGCCTCCTCTGGGAGGTCATGGCCCAGCTCAGCAAG tcttctaaccctaacccacaggaTGCCATTATCAAACTGGGTCCCTTGCCCCGCCTCTTGAATGACATCAGCATGGCCCTGCGTAACCCCCACCTGCAGAGGCAGCCCAGCCACCAGAACCAGACAGATAGAGTCcatgagagacagacggagaggctGCTCTCACGACCCAGCTTCAACAGGGGAGTCTCCTCGGAGTTCCAGAATCTCATGATGAAGGATCTCAACAG CTCCATAGATATCACTCGCTTGCCTTCCCCTACATCTGGTGTGTCCGGTGGGGGGGTCATGCCGTCTCGTGCTCATCCTCAGCTGAGTTTCCAAGAGCGTGATCACCCACATCGAGCCTCCAAAGATGTTTTCTATGTAACACGCCCTCCATTGGCCCGATCCAGCCCTGCCTACTGCACCAGTAGCTCCGATATCACCGAGCCAGACCACAAG GACTCCACAATGAACAGCGTGTCTAACCTGCAGTCGGTGGCCATGCTCAACTCCTCCCAGGCCTCCATCACCGGCATGGGCAGCTTCGGAGGGCTCAGCAGCCAGGGTGGAGGAGGCCTGGGCTCGGGCCTGAGTGGCCAGCTCCGGGCCGGGGGCCGCCTCTCGGCCGGCTCTGGGGGATCCAGCATGTCAGGGGGCCTCCGGCTGAGCCAGTTGAGCCAGATGGGCACCACCACCGACTCGCtgtcccagcagcagcagcagcaggccgcCGCCCTGAGATACCCGCTCTCCTTCCAGAACCCCCTGTTTCACCTGGCCACCGGCACTGCAGATGGACCCCACCTTCACCACCAGCACAGCAGGGCCCATCTCCCGCCGCCCCTGCTCCTGGCCCCGGAGCCTGACCCCGGTGGCTCGCACCAGGCCTACATCCCCCAGTTCGCCCACGGGGGGTTCTCCCGCAGCGAGGACCTGTCCACCCTGAGGACCGGGGCAGGGCACCTGGGGCAGCCAGCCATTATCCACTCACACAGCTATAGTGACGACTACAGCAGGGCTGATTTCGCACGGCGGCAACTGTCCATGCACGGGCAG GATAATCTTCAACAGCAACAGCAGATGGGCATGGCCTCTCAGACTGGTACCTCCCACTCCTCCCTGGCCACACCCCCCTCCACAGTCCAGCCTGTGCGCCAGAGCTCCATCGCCCCGCCTCCCGCTCAACGTGTCAAATCACAGACCTCCCATCAGCTGTCCGTCAGTGCGGCTGCTGCTCCCACACCATCCGCTAAGACGCGACCGCCCAGTGCCAACCTATCACCAGAGTCAGGCTACGGAGGTCGGCAACAGGCACCACGGCAACAACTGTCGGTCAAAGACAACACAGCCCCTGGACTGCCCCACCAGCAGAGCTCTGTCAGGGAGAGCCAGGGCCCCCAGGGGCCACAGGGAGGCACTACAACAACCATAcagcaatcacagcagcaacaacagcaaccaCAGCAACAGCACCTGCTCAAACCTTCCATTAGTAAACAG GGTTCCGGGCAGTCGCCCTCGACCCTTAACCCCCCGACCCCGGCCAATGAGAGAACAGTCGCCTGGGTTTCCAACATGCCTCACCTATCCGCTGACATTACTCTGGAGGCTAACCGCATCGACCGTGAAGAGTTCAAGCTGAAGGAGTACtccaaaagcatggatgagtctcgCTTAGATAGG gTAAAGGAATATGAGGAGGAGATCCACTCCCTGAAGGAGCGACTGATCATGTCCCACAGGAAGCTGGAGGAGTATGAGAAGAGGCTCCTTTCCCAGGAGCAGCAGACCAGTAAGATCCTCTCACAATACCAGAGTCGCCTGGAGGACAGCGAGAGGAGGCTACGGCAACAACAAGTGGAGAAAGACTCCCAAATTAAAGGAATAATCAACAG acttaTGGCTGTGGAGGATGAGATAAGGGGAGGAGCCATCATTGAGCCGCCAAAAGCTAACGTTAGGGTCTTCGCCGATCAG GGGAGGCGCCAATCCATCCTAGTGCAGCCCCGTCTCGCGCCTGTCCCACCCCGAGTACAAAG